A single region of the Borrelia hermsii DAH genome encodes:
- the rplW gene encoding 50S ribosomal protein L23: protein MKAYDIIISPMLTEKTNIQRENMNVYAFKVKKQANKKEIGAAIKELFNVTPMSCNLLNVKSKVKTVVSRKGYPIGKGKTSSWKKAYVYLKKEDKIDIF from the coding sequence ATGAAAGCTTATGATATAATAATTTCGCCTATGCTTACTGAGAAAACTAATATTCAAAGAGAGAATATGAATGTTTATGCTTTTAAGGTTAAAAAGCAAGCAAATAAAAAAGAGATTGGTGCTGCTATTAAGGAACTTTTTAATGTTACTCCAATGTCATGTAATTTGCTTAATGTTAAGAGCAAGGTTAAAACGGTTGTGTCAAGAAAAGGTTATCCTATTGGCAAAGGGAAAACTTCTTCATGGAAAAAGGCGTATGTTTATCTTAAAAAAGAAGATAAGATAGATATTTTTTAG
- the rplV gene encoding 50S ribosomal protein L22 translates to MFVNRRYTARGKNLPSSPKKVRPIADNIRGKPYTEAVAILYSMPNKGAKLLGKVVKSAASNAMYHNRNLSEDMIFVKTVMVDDGRKRRSIWPRARGRADRLVNRSCHIFVEVYEKMYGGE, encoded by the coding sequence ATGTTTGTAAATAGAAGATATACTGCAAGAGGCAAGAATTTGCCATCTTCTCCAAAAAAAGTAAGGCCTATAGCCGATAATATACGAGGCAAACCTTATACTGAGGCCGTTGCAATACTTTATTCTATGCCCAATAAAGGTGCTAAACTTTTAGGTAAAGTGGTCAAGTCAGCAGCATCGAATGCTATGTATCATAATAGGAATCTTTCTGAAGATATGATATTTGTAAAGACAGTCATGGTAGACGATGGAAGAAAGCGTAGAAGCATTTGGCCTAGAGCTAGAGGTAGAGCAGACAGGCTTGTTAATAGAAGTTGTCATATTTTTGTTGAAGTTTATGAAAAGATGTATGGTGGAGAATAA
- the rpsC gene encoding 30S ribosomal protein S3: protein MGQKVHPYSLRIKINRDWKSKWYFDKKLYSEILHEDFLIRRETMKFFKGIRFDISDIEIIRNNLQRVTVVVSTPRPGSVIGVKGANLEKIGQLLTRKISKKINIKIKEIKKPEFDAQIVANGIAKQLENRASYRKLLKSSLLSSISKGVQGVKIKVSGRLGGAEIARSFEVKEGRVPLHTLRANIDYGFAEAQTTYGVIGVKVWLFKGEVLGKQTNSDAGQVINRKSSREKSEHFDRSRVDDRGRKVLNDDKFSKEKLELGSKSNNDFKKKNGSDV from the coding sequence ATGGGTCAAAAAGTACATCCTTACAGTTTAAGAATTAAGATTAATAGGGATTGGAAATCAAAGTGGTATTTTGATAAAAAATTATATTCTGAGATTCTTCACGAAGATTTCTTAATAAGACGAGAAACTATGAAGTTTTTTAAAGGAATTAGATTTGATATTTCTGACATAGAGATTATTAGAAATAATCTTCAAAGAGTGACAGTAGTAGTCTCTACCCCAAGACCTGGTTCTGTTATTGGAGTTAAGGGTGCCAATCTTGAAAAGATTGGGCAGTTATTAACTAGAAAAATATCTAAAAAGATTAATATTAAAATAAAAGAGATTAAGAAGCCAGAATTTGATGCGCAAATTGTTGCTAATGGAATAGCAAAGCAGCTTGAGAATAGAGCTTCTTATAGGAAACTTTTAAAGTCTTCGCTTTTATCTTCTATTTCCAAAGGTGTTCAAGGTGTAAAAATTAAGGTTTCAGGCAGACTTGGTGGAGCTGAGATTGCCAGAAGTTTTGAAGTTAAAGAAGGACGGGTTCCTTTACATACTCTTAGAGCTAATATAGACTATGGTTTTGCCGAGGCTCAAACAACTTATGGTGTTATTGGTGTTAAAGTTTGGTTGTTTAAGGGAGAAGTTTTAGGAAAACAGACTAATTCAGATGCTGGTCAGGTAATTAACAGAAAATCTTCAAGAGAAAAGAGTGAGCATTTTGACAGAAGTAGAGTAGATGATAGGGGTAGAAAAGTTTTAAATGACGATAAATTTTCTAAGGAAAAATTAGAACTTGGATCTAAATCCAATAATGATTTTAAAAAGAAAAATGGTTCTGATGTCTAG
- the rplF gene encoding 50S ribosomal protein L6, translated as MSRIGKLPIKIVDSVKVDINDNIVTVEGKRGKLSQEINSRIRVRVEDSNIIVERSLDDKQTRAFHGLYRSLIFNMVKGVSDGFSKSLTINGIGYRVEQQGTSLFFNLGYSTQFEYVIPEGVNIRLEGNTKIAVEGIDKCRVGQVAAEIRSLRVPEPYKGKGIRYDNEVSRRKVGKSGVKK; from the coding sequence ATGTCACGTATTGGTAAACTTCCTATAAAGATAGTTGATTCTGTGAAAGTTGACATTAATGACAACATAGTAACAGTTGAGGGTAAGAGAGGCAAATTAAGCCAAGAAATAAATAGTAGAATTCGGGTTAGAGTTGAGGATAGTAATATTATTGTTGAGCGTTCTTTGGACGATAAACAGACAAGAGCTTTTCATGGGCTTTATAGAAGTTTAATTTTTAATATGGTTAAGGGAGTATCTGATGGATTTTCAAAATCTCTCACTATTAATGGTATAGGGTATAGGGTTGAGCAACAAGGAACGAGTCTTTTCTTTAACTTGGGATATTCAACTCAATTTGAGTATGTAATTCCTGAAGGAGTTAATATTCGACTTGAGGGTAATACCAAAATTGCTGTTGAGGGTATAGATAAGTGCAGAGTTGGACAGGTTGCTGCTGAGATTAGAAGTTTAAGGGTTCCAGAGCCATATAAGGGCAAAGGAATTAGATATGATAATGAAGTAAGCAGACGAAAAGTAGGAAAATCGGGAGTAAAAAAATAG
- the rplB gene encoding 50S ribosomal protein L2: MGIKTYRPKTSSLRYKTTLSFDELSKGNNPLKSLTRGKVSRAGRDSSGRISVRRRGGGHKRRYREIDFGRRDKFGIPARVVSIEYDPNRSSNIALLVYKDGDKRYIIAPKGIKVGDILESGPNSPIRIGNALPLENIPVGKTVHNIELNIGKGGQLVRGAGGYAMVLASEGDYVTVKLPSGEMRMIFKKCMATLGEVGNEDYVNVSIGKAGKSRWLGRRPKVRGVAMNPVDHPHGGGEGKTSGGRHPVSPWGQPTKGYKTRKKKKYSDKFIIKRRNK; the protein is encoded by the coding sequence ATGGGTATTAAGACTTATAGGCCAAAAACTTCATCTTTGCGTTATAAGACAACTTTATCATTTGATGAGTTGAGTAAGGGTAATAACCCTTTGAAGTCTTTAACTAGAGGGAAGGTATCTAGGGCTGGAAGAGATTCTTCTGGAAGAATTAGTGTTAGAAGAAGAGGTGGAGGACATAAGAGACGGTATAGAGAGATTGACTTTGGCAGAAGGGATAAGTTCGGTATACCTGCTCGAGTTGTATCTATTGAGTATGATCCAAATAGAAGTTCTAATATAGCTTTGCTTGTTTACAAAGATGGGGATAAGAGATATATTATTGCTCCTAAAGGAATTAAAGTCGGCGATATTTTAGAGAGCGGTCCAAATTCCCCAATAAGGATTGGTAATGCTTTGCCACTTGAGAATATTCCTGTTGGTAAGACAGTGCATAACATTGAGCTTAATATTGGAAAAGGTGGACAGCTTGTAAGAGGTGCTGGGGGATATGCGATGGTGCTTGCTTCTGAGGGAGATTATGTAACAGTTAAGCTTCCATCAGGCGAGATGCGCATGATTTTTAAGAAATGCATGGCAACTCTTGGAGAAGTTGGAAATGAAGATTACGTAAATGTTTCTATTGGTAAGGCTGGTAAGAGTAGATGGCTTGGCAGAAGGCCTAAAGTAAGAGGTGTTGCGATGAATCCTGTAGACCATCCGCATGGAGGTGGTGAGGGTAAGACTTCTGGTGGTCGTCATCCTGTATCACCTTGGGGGCAGCCAACTAAGGGATATAAGACCCGGAAGAAAAAGAAGTATTCAGATAAATTTATCATTAAAAGAAGAAATAAGTAG
- the rplO gene encoding 50S ribosomal protein L15 gives MVKLRRPSGANKSRKIVGRGPGSGLGKTSGRGQKGQKARNSSPRIGFEGGQTPLYRRLPRRGFSNHDYKVKYEIVGLGDIDRKFETGDLVNYSTLLEKGLVGKNKKKIKILANGGLTKKVNFEVTRISKSAEELATKIGCSIKLL, from the coding sequence ATGGTTAAGCTAAGGAGACCTTCAGGGGCTAATAAGTCTCGAAAAATTGTTGGTAGGGGTCCAGGTTCTGGTCTTGGAAAAACCTCTGGTAGAGGACAAAAGGGACAAAAAGCTAGAAATAGTTCACCAAGGATTGGTTTTGAAGGGGGACAAACCCCTCTTTATAGAAGACTTCCAAGAAGAGGTTTTTCCAATCATGATTATAAGGTGAAGTATGAGATTGTGGGACTTGGGGACATAGATAGAAAATTTGAAACTGGAGATTTAGTAAATTATAGTACTTTGTTAGAAAAAGGGCTTGTAGGCAAGAATAAGAAAAAGATCAAGATTTTGGCTAATGGCGGGCTTACTAAGAAGGTGAATTTTGAAGTTACTCGTATTTCAAAGTCTGCTGAAGAATTGGCAACAAAAATTGGTTGCAGTATTAAATTACTTTAG
- a CDS encoding type Z 30S ribosomal protein S14, with protein sequence MAKKSMIVKALRKPKYKTRQKNRCKLCGRPKGYMRDFGMCRICFRNHASAGLIPGVSKSSW encoded by the coding sequence ATGGCTAAAAAATCAATGATAGTTAAGGCCTTACGAAAGCCAAAATATAAAACAAGGCAAAAGAATAGATGTAAGTTATGTGGGCGTCCAAAGGGGTATATGAGAGATTTTGGTATGTGTCGTATATGCTTTAGGAATCATGCATCTGCAGGATTAATTCCTGGTGTCTCAAAATCAAGCTGGTAA
- the rpmC gene encoding 50S ribosomal protein L29, producing the protein MLKKFKDLTLEDMKARRLALRKEYMDLRFKAVVGHVENPLKKRELRRDIARLNTIIHEYAIGIRKV; encoded by the coding sequence ATGTTAAAAAAATTTAAGGATCTTACTCTTGAGGATATGAAAGCTAGGAGATTGGCTTTAAGAAAGGAATATATGGATTTAAGATTTAAGGCTGTGGTTGGTCATGTTGAGAATCCTTTAAAAAAACGAGAGCTGAGGCGAGACATTGCAAGGCTTAATACAATAATTCATGAATATGCAATAGGTATTAGGAAGGTTTAA
- the rplD gene encoding 50S ribosomal protein L4 — protein MERKVFSKDGQELRTIDLEDRVFNIDISYGSIYNAINNELANLRVGTASTKTRSEVRGSSKKPWKQKGTGRARVGTKRNPIWVGGGIALGPKPRDYSYKLPRKVKRLAFRSVLSLCASAEDRLKIVENFTIESGKTRELASIMKHFVKINGKTVILLGNDDQMVKRAGRNIRDLKILSFNRLRVVDLFYAKNLIALESAVNGLNELYVK, from the coding sequence ATGGAAAGAAAAGTTTTTTCTAAGGATGGACAAGAACTTCGAACTATAGATTTAGAGGATAGAGTTTTTAATATAGATATTAGTTATGGTTCTATATATAATGCTATTAATAATGAGCTAGCTAATCTTAGAGTTGGAACAGCTTCAACTAAAACTAGGTCTGAGGTTAGGGGTAGTTCAAAGAAGCCTTGGAAACAAAAAGGCACAGGACGTGCAAGGGTTGGTACCAAGAGGAATCCAATTTGGGTTGGTGGAGGTATAGCTTTAGGGCCAAAACCAAGGGACTATAGTTATAAGCTTCCAAGGAAAGTTAAACGACTTGCTTTTAGATCTGTTTTAAGTTTATGTGCATCTGCAGAAGATAGATTAAAGATCGTTGAAAATTTTACTATTGAATCAGGAAAAACAAGAGAGCTTGCTTCGATAATGAAGCATTTTGTAAAGATTAATGGTAAAACAGTAATTTTATTGGGCAATGATGATCAGATGGTTAAAAGAGCAGGACGCAATATAAGAGATTTAAAGATTTTATCGTTCAATAGACTTAGAGTTGTTGATTTATTTTATGCTAAAAATTTAATAGCGCTTGAGTCTGCTGTTAATGGGCTTAATGAGCTTTATGTTAAATAA
- the rplN gene encoding 50S ribosomal protein L14 produces MVQIQTYLTVADNTGGKIAQCIKVLGGSKKRYARVGDIIVVAVKQAIPNSPVKKGDVHKAVVVRTSKEIRRKNGTYVRFDDNACVILDANLNPRGKRVFGPVARELRDANFMKVVSLASEVI; encoded by the coding sequence ATGGTGCAGATACAGACATATTTAACAGTTGCTGATAATACTGGTGGTAAGATCGCACAGTGCATAAAAGTTCTTGGTGGAAGTAAAAAACGATATGCTAGGGTTGGAGACATAATAGTTGTTGCTGTGAAACAAGCAATTCCCAATTCACCTGTTAAGAAGGGAGATGTGCATAAAGCTGTAGTTGTTAGAACATCAAAAGAGATAAGACGTAAAAATGGGACTTATGTTAGATTTGATGATAATGCATGTGTTATACTTGATGCTAATTTAAATCCAAGAGGTAAGAGAGTTTTTGGACCTGTTGCAAGGGAGCTAAGAGATGCTAACTTTATGAAAGTTGTTTCATTAGCTTCAGAGGTAATATAA
- the rpsQ gene encoding 30S ribosomal protein S17, whose product MARENKKDLIGKVVSDKMSKTIVVEIVQRKMHPIYHKYLKVSRRVKAHDEREESRLGDKVRIIESRPISKEKRWMLVEILERSK is encoded by the coding sequence ATGGCAAGGGAAAATAAGAAAGATCTAATTGGAAAGGTTGTTAGTGATAAGATGAGTAAAACAATAGTTGTTGAGATTGTTCAAAGAAAAATGCATCCTATCTATCATAAGTACTTAAAAGTGAGTAGACGAGTTAAAGCTCATGATGAGAGAGAAGAATCAAGACTTGGAGATAAGGTAAGAATTATTGAGTCCAGGCCTATTAGTAAAGAGAAAAGATGGATGCTTGTTGAAATCCTGGAGAGGTCAAAGTAA
- the rpsE gene encoding 30S ribosomal protein S5, producing MEAQVHKKQIEKLISLNRVTKVVKGGRRFSFSAFMVVGDGEGHVGWGFGKANDASDAIKKSLTNARKNLRSVPIKRGTLPNMVIGDFKKAKVLIKPATQGTGIIAGGPVRAVMEALGVHDILSKSLGSNNSMNVVKATFKAFDLVLDARKVAAIRGKTLRTLWS from the coding sequence GTGGAAGCTCAAGTTCATAAGAAGCAAATAGAGAAATTAATATCATTAAATAGAGTTACTAAGGTTGTAAAGGGTGGGAGAAGGTTTTCTTTTTCTGCTTTTATGGTTGTTGGTGATGGTGAGGGTCATGTTGGCTGGGGATTTGGCAAGGCTAATGATGCTAGTGATGCAATAAAGAAGAGTTTAACTAATGCTAGGAAAAACTTAAGATCTGTTCCTATTAAAAGGGGTACTCTTCCTAATATGGTCATTGGGGATTTTAAAAAAGCCAAAGTTTTAATTAAACCAGCAACTCAAGGTACTGGTATTATTGCAGGTGGACCTGTTCGTGCTGTCATGGAAGCATTGGGAGTCCATGATATTTTAAGTAAATCTCTTGGGTCAAATAATTCTATGAATGTGGTAAAGGCGACTTTTAAAGCATTTGACTTAGTTTTGGATGCTAGAAAGGTAGCAGCGATAAGAGGTAAAACTTTAAGGACTTTATGGAGTTAG
- the rpsS gene encoding 30S ribosomal protein S19: MARSIKKGPFIEKSLYQKVLASSGREKRVVIKTYSRASTIIPEMVSLTISVYNGKSFIPVYITEDLVGHKLGEFSPTRIFRGHAKSDKKGRK, from the coding sequence GTGGCAAGATCTATTAAAAAAGGACCTTTTATAGAAAAAAGTCTTTATCAAAAAGTTTTGGCCTCTTCTGGCAGAGAGAAAAGGGTAGTAATTAAAACCTATTCCAGAGCCTCAACAATAATTCCTGAGATGGTAAGTCTTACTATATCTGTTTACAATGGGAAGTCTTTTATTCCTGTGTATATTACTGAGGATCTTGTTGGGCATAAGCTTGGAGAATTTTCACCTACAAGAATTTTTAGAGGACATGCTAAATCAGATAAGAAGGGAAGGAAGTAG
- the rplR gene encoding 50S ribosomal protein L18, with protein MKKVKEAEKRNIKRKKRIRDRIGFGVADRPRVTVFKSNKYFYVQVIDDMAGHTLASVSTIEKDLKLNKNIDDVKKLGEVLAKRLKDKNISRLIFDRNGYKYHGLIASFATSLREAGIDV; from the coding sequence ATGAAAAAAGTAAAAGAAGCTGAAAAAAGAAATATAAAACGTAAGAAGAGAATAAGAGATAGAATTGGATTTGGTGTTGCAGATAGGCCTAGGGTTACAGTTTTTAAATCCAATAAATATTTTTATGTTCAAGTTATTGATGATATGGCTGGCCATACTCTTGCAAGCGTTTCTACCATTGAGAAGGATCTTAAGTTGAACAAAAATATTGATGATGTAAAGAAACTAGGTGAAGTTCTTGCAAAGAGACTTAAAGATAAGAACATAAGTAGGCTTATTTTTGATAGAAATGGTTATAAATATCACGGCCTTATTGCAAGTTTTGCAACTTCTTTGCGTGAAGCCGGTATTGATGTTTAG
- the rplC gene encoding 50S ribosomal protein L3 yields MLGLIGKKVGMTQVFQGNGVVVPVTVIEFEPNYIIGKKTVERDGYDALIMGSVDLKSSKISKPIKGQYKNLENVEPKKYVIEFKGLKGYDAGDEVGLDAFKEIKYVDITGTTKGKGFQGAMKRHNFSGGPSSHGSKFHRHLGSTGQAATPSRTFKGTKMAGRMGGEQQTIQNLEVVFIDEEKRAILVKGAVPGVKGSFVIVKKAKKVGV; encoded by the coding sequence ATGTTGGGATTGATTGGAAAAAAAGTTGGCATGACGCAGGTCTTTCAAGGCAATGGAGTTGTGGTGCCTGTGACGGTGATAGAATTTGAGCCCAATTATATTATAGGAAAAAAGACGGTAGAGAGAGATGGGTATGATGCTCTGATAATGGGCTCTGTCGATCTTAAGAGTTCTAAAATTTCAAAACCTATAAAAGGTCAATATAAAAACCTAGAAAATGTTGAGCCTAAGAAATATGTGATAGAATTTAAAGGACTTAAAGGTTATGATGCTGGTGATGAGGTTGGCCTTGATGCTTTTAAAGAGATTAAGTATGTAGATATTACTGGTACTACTAAAGGTAAAGGTTTTCAAGGGGCTATGAAGAGACATAATTTTAGTGGTGGTCCATCTTCGCATGGTTCTAAGTTTCATAGACATCTTGGTAGTACAGGTCAAGCTGCTACACCTTCTAGAACCTTTAAGGGCACTAAAATGGCTGGCAGAATGGGTGGAGAGCAACAAACTATTCAAAATCTTGAAGTTGTTTTTATTGATGAGGAGAAAAGAGCCATTTTGGTAAAAGGAGCTGTGCCAGGAGTTAAGGGTTCTTTTGTTATTGTTAAAAAGGCAAAAAAAGTGGGTGTTTAG
- the rpsH gene encoding 30S ribosomal protein S8 — protein sequence MAVTHSVGDMLTKIRNASRVKHESVDLKMSKINKSILDILREEGYIKGYNIFDNKGISFIKAILNYDSKRNPAINRIDAISTPGRKVYSSYKNMPRIKNGYGILIVSSSKGVITGKQAKDNKVGGELICSVW from the coding sequence ATGGCTGTTACGCATTCAGTGGGAGATATGTTAACTAAGATAAGAAATGCAAGTAGGGTGAAGCATGAGTCTGTAGACTTAAAGATGTCTAAAATAAATAAGTCTATCTTAGACATCTTAAGGGAAGAAGGGTATATTAAGGGTTATAATATTTTTGATAATAAGGGCATTTCTTTTATTAAAGCAATACTAAATTATGATAGTAAGAGAAATCCGGCTATAAATAGAATAGATGCTATTTCAACTCCTGGTAGAAAAGTTTATTCTTCATACAAGAATATGCCAAGAATAAAAAATGGATATGGCATATTGATAGTATCTTCTTCAAAAGGTGTTATTACTGGCAAGCAAGCTAAAGATAATAAAGTAGGTGGTGAGCTAATTTGCTCAGTTTGGTAA
- the secY gene encoding preprotein translocase subunit SecY, with protein MKGLFFNLFSIKDLRSKFLFTLFILFIFRVGSYLPIPGVDPVALRSYFKSQSDFSITNYFDFFSGGAFSNFSIFMLSIGPYISASIIIQLLVYSFPSLKKMQEGDNGRKKIKKYTKYLTIVAAVAQGYATSLYAKSIPGALNIPFYRYIFIAILTVTTGTFVLLWLGEQINQRGIGNGVSLIIFSGIVVRLQAALFNLFQSMRDPLQNINPVFVILVLGVFILVVILIIYEYKAQRRIAIHYARANSRNTVSSYLPIKLNPSGVLPVIFASVLITLPLQILSGFAGTSALSRQILSYLRPNGLYYTLLNVVLIIGFTYFYSKIQLSPKDISNNIRKNGGTIPGIKADEMEGYLDKIMNRTLFSGSIFLSIIAIIPFLVQNIFRFPYDVSRIMGSSSLLIMVGVALDTLIQIDAYLKTQGLSRGTGKKYAFLQKI; from the coding sequence ATGAAGGGTTTGTTTTTTAATTTATTTTCAATTAAGGATTTAAGGAGCAAATTTTTATTTACTCTATTTATTCTTTTTATTTTTAGAGTGGGTTCTTACTTGCCAATACCAGGAGTAGATCCTGTGGCTCTTAGAAGTTATTTTAAATCTCAGTCAGATTTTTCAATTACTAATTATTTTGATTTTTTTTCAGGTGGTGCTTTTAGTAATTTTTCTATATTTATGCTTAGCATAGGTCCTTATATTTCAGCATCAATTATTATTCAACTTCTTGTTTATTCTTTTCCTTCTCTTAAAAAGATGCAAGAAGGGGATAATGGAAGGAAAAAAATCAAAAAATACACAAAATATCTAACGATTGTTGCGGCAGTAGCCCAAGGATATGCTACTAGTCTTTATGCTAAAAGTATTCCAGGAGCGCTTAATATACCTTTTTATAGATACATTTTCATTGCTATTTTAACAGTTACAACAGGTACTTTTGTTCTTTTATGGCTTGGTGAGCAAATTAATCAGAGAGGAATTGGGAATGGTGTATCTTTAATAATCTTTTCAGGAATAGTAGTTAGACTTCAAGCAGCTTTATTTAATCTTTTTCAAAGCATGAGAGATCCATTGCAAAATATTAATCCTGTCTTTGTGATATTAGTGCTAGGTGTTTTTATTTTAGTTGTGATATTAATCATATATGAGTATAAGGCACAAAGACGAATTGCTATTCATTATGCTAGAGCAAACTCCAGGAATACAGTTAGTTCGTATTTGCCAATCAAGCTTAACCCGTCAGGTGTTTTACCTGTTATTTTTGCATCTGTGCTTATTACCTTGCCTTTGCAAATTTTGAGTGGATTTGCTGGAACTTCTGCTCTATCAAGGCAAATTTTATCTTATTTAAGACCCAATGGGCTTTATTATACTTTATTGAATGTAGTTTTAATAATAGGATTTACCTATTTTTATTCAAAGATACAATTAAGCCCAAAAGATATAAGTAATAATATTCGAAAAAATGGGGGAACTATTCCGGGTATAAAGGCAGATGAGATGGAGGGCTATTTGGATAAAATTATGAATAGAACATTATTTTCAGGCTCTATCTTTCTGTCTATTATTGCAATTATTCCGTTTTTAGTGCAAAATATTTTTAGATTTCCTTATGATGTCTCAAGGATTATGGGTAGTTCTTCACTGCTTATTATGGTAGGAGTAGCTCTTGATACATTAATTCAGATTGATGCATATTTAAAGACTCAAGGATTGTCTCGTGGAACTGGTAAAAAGTATGCTTTTTTGCAGAAAATTTAG
- the rplE gene encoding 50S ribosomal protein L5 translates to MSYVPELKRHYKDNVIKELVSEFQYKSIMQAPKIEKIVVSMGVGDAVKNKKLLDSAISELSQITGQRAVKTKAKKAIAGFKIRQGQDIGAKVTLRGNIMYEFLYKLINLALPRVKDFRGVDGNAFDGNGNYSFGIAEQIIFSEIDYDKIERISGLNVTIVTTALNDKEGKALLSKFGMPFSN, encoded by the coding sequence ATGAGTTATGTTCCTGAGTTAAAGAGGCATTATAAAGATAACGTTATAAAAGAGCTTGTTAGTGAATTTCAATATAAGTCTATTATGCAGGCGCCAAAAATAGAGAAAATTGTTGTTTCTATGGGAGTAGGTGATGCTGTTAAGAATAAAAAGCTTTTAGATTCAGCTATTTCTGAGCTTAGTCAAATTACTGGGCAACGGGCTGTTAAGACAAAGGCTAAGAAAGCTATTGCTGGATTTAAGATTAGACAAGGTCAAGATATAGGAGCTAAGGTTACGCTTCGGGGTAATATTATGTATGAGTTTTTATATAAACTTATTAATTTAGCGTTGCCTCGTGTTAAAGATTTTAGAGGTGTAGATGGCAATGCTTTTGATGGTAATGGTAATTACTCTTTTGGGATAGCAGAGCAAATAATATTTTCTGAGATAGATTATGATAAAATAGAGAGGATATCTGGCTTAAACGTTACGATAGTAACTACGGCTTTAAACGACAAAGAGGGTAAAGCTTTGCTTTCTAAGTTTGGTATGCCATTTAGTAATTAA
- the rplP gene encoding 50S ribosomal protein L16: MLSPKKVKYRKKQRGRLSGEAHKGNKISFGEYGLVSLDTYFITARQIEAARVAMTRRVKRGGKVWIRIFPDVPYTKKPAETRMGKGKGGVDHWNAPVKIGTVMFEMAGVPRELAEAAMMLASSKLPVKTTFVVRRDLR, from the coding sequence ATGTTAAGTCCTAAGAAGGTTAAATATAGAAAGAAGCAAAGAGGAAGACTTTCTGGAGAGGCTCATAAGGGTAATAAAATATCTTTTGGAGAATATGGACTTGTTTCTCTTGATACATATTTTATTACTGCAAGGCAAATTGAAGCAGCCCGTGTTGCTATGACTCGTAGGGTTAAAAGGGGAGGTAAGGTTTGGATCAGAATATTTCCAGATGTGCCTTATACTAAGAAGCCGGCTGAAACTAGAATGGGTAAGGGTAAGGGAGGAGTTGATCATTGGAATGCTCCTGTTAAGATTGGGACTGTTATGTTTGAGATGGCTGGAGTGCCTAGAGAGCTTGCTGAGGCAGCAATGATGCTTGCCAGTTCTAAGCTCCCGGTTAAGACTACATTTGTAGTAAGGCGAGATTTGAGGTGA
- the rplX gene encoding 50S ribosomal protein L24 translates to MKTKLKVGDNVKILCGKDRGKTGEIVSIDRKNLKVVVKSCNMVKKVIKARTPQEKSKIIDKEAPVDISNVMLFSNGITSRVGIKFENKEKKRYLKKNGENV, encoded by the coding sequence ATGAAGACAAAATTGAAAGTAGGTGATAATGTAAAGATTCTTTGTGGTAAGGATAGAGGGAAGACGGGTGAAATTGTTAGCATAGATAGAAAAAATCTTAAGGTTGTTGTCAAGTCTTGTAATATGGTTAAAAAAGTTATCAAGGCAAGAACCCCTCAAGAAAAGAGCAAGATAATTGATAAAGAAGCACCTGTAGACATTTCAAATGTAATGTTATTTTCAAATGGTATAACTTCAAGAGTAGGGATTAAATTTGAAAATAAAGAAAAAAAGAGATACCTTAAAAAGAATGGGGAGAATGTTTAG
- the rpmD gene encoding 50S ribosomal protein L30 translates to MIKRKLRLQLKKIRFKASRSRAKNRAFIQKMAINREILAKSDIKVEVELKRSLIGKLDSKVKTLKALGLKRIGDRKIHVLNKSLQGMLNSVISMVLLSEVKNG, encoded by the coding sequence ATGATTAAGAGAAAATTACGACTTCAGCTTAAAAAGATTAGATTTAAAGCATCAAGATCTAGAGCTAAGAATAGAGCTTTTATTCAGAAGATGGCAATAAATAGAGAAATTCTTGCTAAGAGTGACATTAAGGTCGAAGTTGAGCTTAAGAGAAGTCTTATTGGAAAATTAGATAGTAAGGTTAAGACATTGAAAGCTTTGGGTCTTAAGAGAATAGGAGATAGAAAAATTCATGTTTTAAATAAGTCTCTTCAAGGGATGCTTAATAGTGTAATTAGTATGGTTTTATTAAGTGAGGTAAAAAATGGTTAA